In a genomic window of Variovorax paradoxus:
- a CDS encoding 3-oxoacid CoA-transferase subunit A, with translation MIDKIAPSIADALAGVADGATVLIGGFGTAGIPGELIDGLIEQGARDLTVVNNNAGNGDTGLAALLKAGRVRKIICSFPRQADSHVFDALYRSGKLELELVPQGNLAERIRAAGAGIGAFFCPTGYGTELAGNRETREIDGKQYVLEYPIHGDVALIKAERGDRWGNLVYRKAARNFGPVMAMAAKKTIATVHDIAELGTMDPETIVTPGIFVHKVVRIERVATQAGGFKKEA, from the coding sequence ATGATCGACAAGATCGCGCCCTCCATCGCCGACGCCCTCGCGGGCGTGGCCGACGGCGCCACCGTTCTCATCGGCGGCTTCGGCACCGCCGGCATTCCCGGCGAACTCATCGACGGCCTCATCGAGCAGGGCGCGCGCGACCTGACGGTGGTCAACAACAACGCCGGCAACGGCGACACCGGCCTCGCCGCGCTGCTCAAGGCCGGCCGCGTGCGCAAGATCATCTGCAGCTTTCCGCGCCAGGCCGACAGCCACGTCTTCGACGCGCTCTACCGCAGCGGCAAGCTCGAGCTCGAGCTGGTGCCGCAGGGCAACCTGGCCGAGCGCATCCGCGCGGCCGGTGCCGGCATCGGCGCCTTCTTCTGCCCCACGGGCTACGGCACCGAGCTCGCGGGCAACCGCGAAACCCGCGAGATCGACGGCAAGCAGTACGTGCTCGAGTACCCGATCCACGGCGACGTGGCGCTGATCAAGGCCGAGCGCGGCGACCGCTGGGGCAACCTGGTCTACCGCAAGGCCGCGCGCAACTTCGGCCCGGTGATGGCCATGGCCGCGAAGAAGACCATCGCCACGGTGCACGACATCGCCGAGCTCGGCACCATGGACCCCGAAACCATCGTCACCCCCGGCATCTTCGTGCACAAGGTGGTGCGCATCGAACGCGTCGCCACGCAGGCCGGCGGTTTCAAGAAGGAGGCATGA
- the pcaF gene encoding 3-oxoadipyl-CoA thiolase, translated as MTNQAFICDAVRTPFGRYGGALSSVRTDDLGAVPLRALIERNKNVDWQAVTDVLYGCANQAGEDNRNVARMASLLAGLPIEVPGATINRLCGSGLDAVGSAARAIRAGEAGLMIAGGVESMSRAPFVMPKAESAFSRNNAVYDTTIGWRFVNKLMKAQYGVDSMPETAENVATDYKIEREAQDLMALNSQLRAVAAQKAGFFDAEIVPVSVPQKKGDAIVVNKDEHPRETSLEALAKLKGVVRPDGTVTAGNASGVNDGACALLLADEASAAKHGLTPRARIVGMATAGVAPRIMGIGPAPATQKVLALTGLTLDQIDVIELNEAFAAQGLAVLRLLGLSDDDARVNVNGGAIALGHPLGASGARLATTAVNQLHKSGGRYALCTMCIGVGQGIALILERV; from the coding sequence ATGACCAACCAAGCCTTCATCTGCGACGCCGTGCGCACCCCCTTCGGCCGCTACGGCGGCGCGCTCTCGAGCGTGCGCACCGACGACCTCGGCGCGGTGCCGCTCAGGGCGCTGATCGAGCGCAACAAGAACGTCGACTGGCAGGCCGTGACCGACGTGCTGTACGGCTGCGCCAACCAGGCCGGCGAGGACAACCGCAACGTCGCGCGCATGGCCTCGCTGCTGGCCGGCCTGCCGATCGAGGTGCCGGGCGCCACCATCAACCGCCTGTGCGGCTCGGGCCTCGATGCCGTGGGCAGCGCGGCGCGCGCCATCCGCGCCGGCGAGGCCGGCCTGATGATCGCGGGCGGCGTCGAGAGCATGAGCCGCGCGCCCTTCGTGATGCCCAAGGCCGAGAGCGCCTTCAGCCGCAACAACGCGGTCTACGACACCACCATCGGCTGGCGCTTCGTCAACAAGCTCATGAAGGCGCAGTACGGCGTCGACTCGATGCCCGAGACGGCCGAGAACGTGGCCACCGACTACAAGATCGAGCGCGAGGCGCAGGATCTGATGGCGCTGAACTCGCAGCTGCGCGCCGTGGCCGCGCAGAAGGCCGGCTTCTTCGACGCCGAGATCGTGCCGGTGAGCGTGCCGCAGAAGAAGGGCGATGCGATCGTCGTGAACAAGGACGAGCATCCGCGCGAGACCAGCCTCGAAGCGCTGGCCAAGCTCAAGGGCGTGGTGCGGCCCGACGGCACCGTCACCGCCGGCAATGCCAGCGGCGTGAACGACGGCGCCTGCGCGCTGCTGCTGGCCGACGAGGCCAGCGCCGCCAAGCACGGCCTCACGCCGCGCGCGCGCATCGTGGGCATGGCCACCGCCGGCGTCGCGCCGCGCATCATGGGCATCGGCCCGGCGCCCGCCACGCAGAAGGTGCTGGCGCTCACCGGCCTCACGCTCGACCAGATCGACGTGATCGAGCTCAACGAGGCCTTCGCCGCGCAGGGCCTCGCGGTGCTGCGCCTGCTGGGCCTTTCGGACGACGACGCGCGCGTCAACGTCAACGGCGGTGCGATCGCGCTGGGCCATCCGCTGGGTGCCAGCGGCGCGCGCCTCGCGACGACCGCGGTCAACCAGCTGCACAAGAGCGGCGGCCGCTATGCGCTGTGCACCATGTGCATCGGCGTCGGCCAGGGCATCGCGCTGATCCTCGAGCGCGTCTGA
- a CDS encoding 3-oxoacid CoA-transferase subunit B — protein sequence MSYTRRTKDQLAARVAQDIFDGAVVNLGIGQPTLVANHLPAGREVILHSENGILGMGPAPEAGEEDYDLINAGKQPVTLLPGGAFFHHADSFAMMRGGHLDICVLGAFQVSATGDLANWSTGEAGAIPAVGGAMDLAIGAKQTWVMMDLLTKKGESKIVETCSYPLTGIGCVKRVYSDLATLECTPQGLKLVDKVDGLEHAELEKLVGLPIAA from the coding sequence ATGAGCTACACCCGTCGCACCAAGGACCAGCTGGCCGCCCGCGTGGCGCAGGACATCTTCGACGGCGCCGTCGTCAACCTCGGCATCGGCCAGCCCACGCTGGTGGCCAACCACCTGCCGGCCGGCCGCGAGGTCATCCTGCACAGCGAGAACGGCATCCTCGGCATGGGCCCCGCGCCCGAGGCCGGCGAGGAGGACTACGACCTGATCAACGCCGGCAAGCAGCCGGTCACGCTGCTGCCCGGCGGCGCCTTCTTCCACCATGCCGACAGCTTCGCGATGATGCGCGGCGGCCACCTCGACATCTGCGTGCTCGGCGCCTTCCAGGTCTCGGCCACCGGCGACCTCGCGAACTGGAGCACCGGCGAGGCCGGCGCCATTCCCGCGGTGGGCGGCGCGATGGACCTCGCGATCGGCGCCAAGCAGACCTGGGTCATGATGGACCTGCTGACCAAGAAGGGCGAGAGCAAGATCGTCGAGACCTGCAGCTACCCGCTGACCGGCATCGGCTGCGTGAAGCGCGTGTACTCCGACCTCGCCACGCTCGAATGCACGCCGCAGGGCCTGAAGCTGGTCGACAAGGTCGACGGGCTCGAGCATGCGGAGCTCGAGAAGCTCGTGGGCCTGCCGATCGCCGCCTGA